A window of Desulfuromonas soudanensis genomic DNA:
TTGAAGAGAGGGGAATCCGTTTTGCCTTTACAAAAATATTCCGCAAGCATAGATTAAAAAAAATCTTTGGGCGGGGACCATGGGACATTCAATTCTGATCATCGACGATTCGGCCCTGGTGCGCCAGCAGATCCTGACGACCCTGCGAAAAACGACGCTCTTCGAGACGTACCACGAAGCGGCCGACGGCATGGAAGGGTTCAAGGCGGCGTTGAACCAGGCCTTCGACGTCATCGTTTGCGACCTGGAAATGCCGGGGATGGACGGCTTCAAGTTTCTCGCCATGCGCAACGCCCGGGGTGAACTCAAGGATGTCCCGGTCATCATGCTCACCGGACGGGAAGACCTCGAAACCAAAATCCGCGGCCTCGATCAGGGGGCCAGCGACTACGTCACCAAACCCTTCGACCCGGCGGAACTGATGGCCCGGGTCAGGGTCCAGCTCAAGATCAAAACCCTCCAGGACGCACTGAAAAAGAGCAACCAGCTCCTTCTGCAGCTCTCCAACACCGATCCGCTGACCAGCCTGCACAATCGGCGTTACCTGATGGACACCCTCGACAGGGAAGTCGAACGCAGCTGCCGCACTGATATCCACCTGTCGCTGGTGATGGTCGATATCGACCACTTCAAAAGGGTCAACGACACCTACGGGCACCAGGTCGGCGACGCCGTGCTGGTCGCCGTCGCCGCCCTCCTCCAGGGACAGTTGCGCCCCTACGACACGGCAGCCCGCTTCGGCGGCGAAGAGTTCGTCCTGGTCCTCCCGTCGACGGAACTGGCGGCGGCCGGCGCCGTCGCCGAACGGCTGCGGAAACTGACCGCCAATCTCTCTTTTGCCAGGGAGGGAGCCCCGGATCTCGTGTTGACCATCAGCGCCGGAGTCGCCGTCGTCTCGCCAGGCTCCTCCGTCCATGCTGACGATCTGATCCGCCAGGCCGATACCGCTCTCTACCGAGCCAAACAAGACGGACGCAACCGCGTCGTCCTGGCTTCCCCCTGAAGTCCGTCACGGTTCCTACCGTGAAATCACGATGTCGTCATAACAGGCCCGCGCCGACTCGCCGGTGTTGTCCGTGTCGGTCATGATGGCAATCGCCCCCACGGCTGGCGGTTCCTCCCCGAAGATGGTCCGGTAATCCTCCAGCACGCTGCGCCGCTCATCAACCCAGGCGCCGGTTCTCTCCGCGCCGCTTTCCACCGCAACCATGACGGCATTGGAGAAAAAGGGGTTGGGAATATGGCTGCCGCGGGGCAGGCGGTTGGCCCAGATGTAGTTGATGCTGCGGGTCTTCGGGGGAAACCAGTGGGGGAAAACCACATAGACCCGGGCCGCGTAGTCGTCTCCCCCCTTCGTCCTGGCATCGCCGCGAGCCAGTACGTTGTCCACCTTCCAGCGCCACTGCAAAACCGGAAAGTCCTGGAGGGAATACTTCATCTCCCGGACCAGACCCGAGGCGCTTGCCGTGCTCCGGGCCTGGAGGCAGTGGCCGTTTCCTTCGGCCACGACGCGATATTCGGTCTCGCCGCGGAATTCCTTCACCTTCCAGTCCGAATTCAATCCGGCCTCAAAATCGTCGATGAGAATTACCCGGTCTCCCGCCGTAACAGGAACGCACCAAAGAAACAGCACCAGCAGCAGCCATCGCACCATCGCCCCCACCTCCCCTTGAGTCATTTGTATGTGCATTTGTCGTAAAAGTCAAAACTGACCACCCTACAAGACACCAAGGAAACTGAGTATTTCAATGGATTTTCTTGGTGCCTTCGTGTCTTGGTGGCTAAAAACCCTGTTTCCAACTTGCTTTCCGATAAAGGGACAACGAAAGCGAATTCGGGAAATCTGTGGGATAAAAGAAAAAGGGCCGGTCCAATGGACCGGCCCTTCTGCCAGAAACAAACAAATACGAGGGATTACTCGGGGCGCATCAGGCGCAATTTCTTGCGCAGACGACGCTGGGCTTCCTTCTCCTTGCGCTTGCGCTTGACGCTCGGTTTTTCGTAAAATTTGCGCTGCTTCATTTCACGAAAGAGACCCTCTTGCTGCAGCTTGCGCTTGAGCACCCGGATGGCTTTTTCGACGTTGTTGTCGATAACCTGGATTTCCACGGACCAATCACCTCGCTTTCTGATCTTTATCTGGCCCCACAGTCGGCGAAGACCCGTGAAACACAAGTGCAGACGATAGTCTATTCCCGGGGCAAATGCAAGGAGAAATACGCGCCGGAAGAATCAGTTGTGCGTGGAGTAAAGAGTCACGTCAATCCCGCCGTTGACCAGTCCGGCCCGTTTTTCAAGAGGGAGGCCGGTGGCCCGGGCCAGACGTTCGTCCGGGCAGAGAATAGCGACCTGCCAGCCGGCGAAGGAGGCGCGACAGACCTGTCCCAACTGGCGATACAGGGGGCGCAGGTCCTCCCCCCGGCCGAGGCGCTCGCCGTAGGGAGGGTTGCACAGCAGAAGGCCCGGCCCGGGGTGCGGCGCCTGTTCGGTCAGCTCCCGCACATCCCAGACGACGGCTTCGCCGACGCCCGCCCGCTCGCCGTTGCGCCGGGCGGCATCGATCGCCCCCACATCCCGGTCGCATCCGGACAGAAAAACGGCCGGGGTCTTCTCTCCCCGCCGGGCCTCGGACCGCAGAGCCTCCCAGAGCCCGGGGCGATAGCCGGGCCAGTTCATAAAAGCAAAATTACGATCCATCCCCGGCGCCCGCCGTCCGGCCAGGAGCGCCCCTTCGATCACCAGGGTTCCGGAGCCGCACATGGGATCGAAAAGAGCTCTGTCGCCCTGCCAGCCCAGCAGCTGCAGGAGTCCGGCTGCGAGGGTTTCGCGGAGAGGGGCGTGGGCCGTCTCGACCCGGTAGCCGCGGCGGTGCAGAAGCTCGCCGGAACTGTCGACGGAAAGAAGGCAGAGGTCATCCTCGAAGCGCGCCAGGATCTGCTGCGTTTCTCCCCCCTCGGCCGGAGCGGAGCGTCCCAGGGCGCTGTCGATTCCCTCGGCGATGGTGGCGGCAATGCGCCCGGTATGCATGAGGCGCGAACGGTGGCAGACGGCCCGGACCGCCACCGGGGTCGCCGGGGAGAGAAATTTTCCCCAGGGGAGGCGGGACGACTTCCGGAACAGATCGGGAAAATCGCTGCATTTCACGGCACCGACCCGGACGACCACGCGACTGGCGCTCCGCAGCCACAGATTGGCCAGATAGAGCTCGCGCAATCCCCCGGCAAACTCCACCCCGCCGCCGACCCCCCGCACCTCGCCTATCCCGAGGGCTTTGAGTTCTGCGGCGCAGACGGTTTCGAGGCCGGGGGCGGTCACGGCGAACAACTGCTCCGATGTTTTTTTCAATCAATCCTCCGAATGGTGCCGCGGCATCCTAGCACAGAGTCCCTCCGGCGGCAATCCGCCTGTCGCCGGCAAATAAATGGTTGGACTGCAAGTCAATTTCTGTATAATGCAACGAGTTTATCTATCTCCGAGGAGGCCCCATGAAATATCGCTGGCTGATTGTCGCCCTGCTGGTTTTGCTCCCCAGCGCGGTCTGCGCCCGCTGGATCAAGGATCAGGTTGTCATGCCCGTCGAAGCGACCGGTCCGGTCGTCTTCAGTCACAACAACCATCTCGAGGCGGTCGGCAAGAATTGCCCCTCCTGCCACAATGCCATTTTCAACATCGTCGTCAAAAAGAACCCCGTCTTTACCATGGCCGACATGGCGCAGGGGAAATCGTGCGGCGCCTGCCATAACGGCACCCGCGCCTTCTCGGTCAAAGATGACTGCTCCCTGTGCCATCCGACCCGGGACATCGTCTTCAAGGTTCCCGACGCCGGCGACGCCACCTTCAGCCACGAGGTCCACACAGGACTCTACGGCTGCGGCGAGTGTCACCCGGGGATATTCAAGCCGGCCCAGGGGAAGAACACCGCCACCATGACCGAGATGGAAGGGGGCCGGTCCTGCGGCGCCTGCCACGACGGCAACACCGCCTTTACCGTCGGGGAGAACTGCGAAACCTGCCACGCAATGTGACAGGACCCGCTCCTTCGCACTAAAAAAGGAGCGGCCCGGCCGCTCCTTTTTTGTCTCCGTAACGACTGACGGCCGATCAGGTGGAACGGAATATGTATGGGAGTCCCTCGTCCTGCCCCACCGGGCGGCGGAGAGAAGGAGAAAAACCGTGCGCTACTTTCAGTACTTCAAACCCGGCCAGAAGATCCACCTCCGTTCCCTCTCCAGCGAAGCGGGAGATGACCGCCTGGAGGTCTTTACGGCCTATCTGCAGGAATGCGGCGCCGGCTATCTCGATCTCAACCTCCCCTACCGGTTTCAGGAAGGGGAAAACATCCCCTTCTCCGAGGGGATGCCCTTTGAAATCCTCTCCGACAGCATGGGGATGGGACTGCGCCTGACCGGCCGCTTTCGCGCCCAGAAGGGGCCGGACCAGATCCGGCTGAATCTCAACAACGATCTACAGATCTTCAAGCGCCGGGCCAGCGACCGCCAGGAAATCACCATCGGCCTGGGGTATACCAAGGGTCAGGGGGCATTGCGCACCTTTCGCGCCCAATGGGAAAAAAACATCCGGATCATCGCCGACGGCCGCAACCTCGACAAACTCCCCGCCTTCCCCCGCATTTCCGCCAACCTCAGCACCACCGGGATCCGCTTCGCCATTAAACTGCCGGTGGAGATCGCCGACCTCTGCATGCTCCTGATCAAACTCGACGAAACCCCGCCGATCTGCGCCCTCGCCGAAGTCGTCTGGCTCGCCGGGGAAGAAAAAGAGGGCCGGAAACTGGTCGGCATGCAGTTCATCAACATTCTCGAGGCGGACCAGAAACGCATCGGCGCCTTCGTCAAGGCATCCCTGCGCAAGAGCGTCCAGGAGCAGGAAAAAGCGGACTGAAACCCTCCCGCCGACCCCGGTCAATTTTCCGCTCCCCCCGCCGCCGTTTGGCGACCGCCCCTCTCAGTGACTTGGAGCCTGTCGGACTATTCGGGCCGAAGCGAAAAATTGGATATTTGAGGACAGATTCGAGTTCGTTTGAGAGCCAATAGTCGTCTCTATTGGTCGAAAAGGAGCTCGGATATGGACCAAATAGACGATTTTGCAGCCGGCTCATGGATAGTCCGACAGGCTCCTAGACAAGAGCGGACTGCGTTCGGGATGGGCGGAAGGGACGACACCGCCGGCGCGCAGACGCTGCAGGAAATCGCTGCGGGGAATCTCCTCGGCGCCGAGGGACGCCAGGTGCGCCGTCGGCAGCTGGCAGTCGATCAGCCCGACCCCCTCTTCCCGGAGGCGGCGCACCAGGGTCACGAACGCGACCTTGGACGCATCGGTCCGGCGATGGAACATCGACTCCCCGAAAAAACAGCGCCCCAGCGCCACCCCGTAGAGCCCCCCCACAAGATGTTCTCCCTGCCAGCACTCCACCGAATGAGCAAACCCCAGCGTATGAAGCCGCCGGTAGGCGTCGATCATGTCGCCACTGAGCCAGGTCCCCTCCCCTTTTTCCGTGCGCACCGCGCCGCAACCTTCGATGACCGCGTTGAAACAGCGATCGAAGGTCACAGCAAAGGTCCCGCGACGCAGCGTCCTGGCGAGGCGGTGCGAAACCCGCAGGCGGTCCGGTTCGAGGATGCAGCGCGGGTCCGGTGACCACCAGAGGATCGGGTCGGTTTCGTTGTACCAGGGGAAGATGCCGCTCGAATAGGCCAGGAGCAGACGTTCGGGGGAGAGTTCGCCGCCGACGGCAAGAAGCCCCTCCGGCTCGGCGAGCTCCGGAGGGGGGAAGACCAGCTGGCTGATGAGTTGATAGACGGGCATGGTGCGGGGCAAAAGTCCCTATTCCCCTTCGCTCCGGTAGGTGAAGACGAGTTTCTTGTCCCGCAGACCGATCCGGACCTCCCCTCCCCCCTTGAGGCGCCCGAAGAGGACTTCGTGAGCGATCACGTCGCTGATCTCCGTCTGGATCAGCCGCCCCAGCGGCCGGGCACCGAACACCGGGGAATAACCGCGCCGGGCCAGCTCGAGGCGGGCGGCGGCGGAGAGGAAGAGAAGGACCCGCCGCTGAACCAGACGCTCCTGGAGTTCCGCCACGAATTTGTCGACCACAAGGGCCATGACCTTCTCGCCGAGAGCCTGAAATGAGATGATGGCGTCGAGGCGGTTGCGGAATTCGGGGGAGAAGGCCTTTTCCACCGCCTGCCGGGGGGTGGCCGCCACGAGGTCGCCGAAGCCGATGGGGGTGGCGCTCATCTCCCGGGCCCCGGCGTTACTGGTCATGATCAGGACCAGATTGCGGAAATCGGCCTTCTTGCCGTTGTTGTCGGTCAGGGTTCCGTGATCCATGACCTGAAGGAGAATGCTGAAGACGTCGGGATGGGCCTTTTCGACCTCGTCGAGGAGGAGGACCGCATAGGGGTGCTTGACCACCGCATCAGTGAGGAGGCCCCCCTGGTCGAAGCCGACGTATCCGGGCGGGGCCCCGATCAGGCGCGCCACCGAGTGTTTCTCCATGTACTCGCTCATGTCGAAGCGAAGGAATTCGATCCCGAGGAGGGCCGCCAGCTGCCGCGCCACCTCAGTCTTGCCGACTCCCGTCGGGCCGATAAAGAGGAAGGAGCCCACCGGCTTTTCCGGATGGCCCAGTCCGGCCCGGGCGCGGAGGATGGAGCGGCTCAGGGCGTCGATGGCCGGGTCCTGGCCGAAGACCTTTTTCTTCAGGTCGCGGTCGAGGGTCTTCAGCCGCTGGCGGTCGGAACCGGAGACGGTCCGCTCGGGGATGCGAGCCATCCGGGCGACCATCGATTCGACCTCGGCGACACCGATGGTCTTCTTTTTCTGCGGATGGAGGCGGGCGTAGGCGCCCACCTCGTCGACGACGTCGACGGCCTTGTCGGGGAGATGCCGGTAATTGATGTGCCGGGCCGAAAGTTCGGCGGCGGCACGCAGCGCCTCATCGCGGTAACGAACCCCGTGGTGCTCCTCGTAATAGCCCTTGAGCCCCTTGAGAATGGCGTAGGTTTCCTCCACCGTCGGCTCGAGGATGTCGATTTTCTGAAAACGCCGCGACAGGGCCCGGTCCTTCTCGAAGAGGTTTTTGTATTCCTCGTAGGTGGTCGAACCGATGCAGCGCAGATCCCCCGAGGCCAGCACCGGCTTGAGGATGTTGGAGGCATCGAGGGAGCCGCCGCTGGTGGCGCCGGCACCGACGATGGTATGGATTTCGTCGATGAAAAGGATCGCCTCGGGGCGGCCGGCCAGGGCGCCGAGAACCCCCTTGAGCCGCTCCTCGAAGTCGCCGCGGAATTTGGTCCCGGCCAGAAGCGCCCCCATGTCGAGAGCATAGATCACGCTGTCGCGCATCAGTTCGGGAACTTCGCCGCGATGAATCATCAGCGCCAGCCCCTCGGCAAGAGCGGTCTTTCCGACGCCCGGTTCGCCGACGTAGATGGGGTTATTCTTGCGCCGCCGGCAGAGAACCTGAAGCGTCCGTTCCAGTTCCTCGGCGCGGCCGATGAGGGGATCGATCTTCCCCTGCCGGGCCCGTTCGAGGAGGTTGACGGTATAGGCCGTCAGGGGATTTCGGCCCGGAGCCGTTTTCGCCGGCGGGGCCTCCTCCTTGTCCGGAGTCGCCGGCTTTGGCGCGGGGGAAGAATCCTTGCCCACCTGGTGGGAGATAAAGTTGAGGACATCGAGGCGGCTGAGTCCCTGGCGTTCGAGAAAACTGGCGGCATGGGAGTTCTGCTCTTCGAGGATGGCCGCCAGAAGATCGCCGACGGTGATTTCCTTTTTCCCCGCCGCATGCATGTGCACCACCGTGCGCTGCAGGACCCGCTGCAGGCCGACGGTCTGCTCGGGGATAAACTCCTCGTCGCCGGGGAGGGTTTCCATCTGCAGGGAGAAGAAGTTTTCCAGTTCTTCCCTGAGGGCTTCGAGATCCCCGCCGCAGCGGGTGACGATCTCCTGACCGTGCTCCTCGAAGAGCATGGCAAAAAGAACGTGCTCCGTCGTCAGGTACTCGTGGTGACGGCGCTGTGCCTCCCGCACGGCCAATGAAAAGGCGATCTGCACATCCTGGCTGAACATCGGCTTTCTCTATCTCCCGGCCTCAGGCCTCTTCCAAGGTACACTTCAGGGGAAACCCCTCGGCCCTTGCCAGGCCATGCACCTTGACAACCTTGGTTTCTGCAATTTCAAAGGGATAGGTCCCGCAATAACCGATTCCCCGGACATGGATGTTGATCATGATCCGGTTGGCTTCCGGAGACGATTTGTGAAAAACGCTCTCCAGAACCTCCACCACGAACTCCATAGTGGTGTAATCGTCGTTATGCATCAGCACCTTGAACAACGGCGGCGACTCCCGCTGGATGCCGGTCTTCTCCGATACTTTTGGGGCCCCTGCCGGCGCAATCCTGCTCACATCCTGTCCCTCCGACCCGTAATCGTCATGTCGGCCATGGTAGCATATCCGGAGGGGAACTTCCAAGAGGGACAAATGCGTCCTCTTTCCCTTCCGCAACGTCCCAAGACATGTTATCGTTGCACCGTTATTCGGCCGCCGGCACCGGAAAGCCGACGGATGGGATTTTTTTCTACCAAGAGGTGAATGCATGCAGGACGGGCAATGGGGAAGGGACGGTGACCAGCTCGAACAAAAGGTCATGGAAATCATCAATCGGATCAAGGGGAAAAAACCTCCGGGAGCACTCTTTGCCGCCCTGGCGATCGTTTTGCTTCTCCTCTGGGGGGGGAGCAGCAGCTACTACAAGGTCAACACCGAAGAAACCGGGGTCATCCTGCGCTTCGGCAACTTTATCGGTTTTGCCGAATCGGGGCTGCACTTCAAACTCCCCTTCGGCATCGACACCGTCTACCTGGTGAAAACCGGACGGGTGCTGAAGGAGGAATTCGGCTTTCGCACCGTTCTGGCCGGGGTGCGCACCACTTACACCAAAAAAGATCTCGAGGATGAATCACTGACCCTGACCGGCGATCTCAACGTCAGCGACATCGAGTGGATCGTTCAGTATCAGATCGCCGACCCTTTCAAGTTCATCTTCGGCATCAAGTCCCCCGAAGAGACGATCCGCGATATCTCCGAGTCGGTGGTCCGCAAGGTGGTCGGCAACTCCAACGTCACCGACGTCCTCACCACCGACCGCGCCATGCTCGCCTCGGCCATCGAAACCGAGCTGCAGACGATCCTCAACAACTACGACATCGGTGTGCGGATCGTCACCGTCAAGTTCCAGGACGTCAATCCCCCCGATCCGGTCAAGGCCGCCTTCAACGAGGTCAACGAAGCGGAGCAGCAGAAGGAGAGCCTGATCTTCCAGGCCCGCGAGCAGTACAACCGCGAGATCCCCAAGGCCCGCGGGGTCGCCAACAGCACCATCCTCGAGGCCGAAGGGTATGCCGTGGAGCGCATCAACAAGGCCCAGGGGGAAACGCGCCGTTTTCTCGACCTCCTTACCGAATACCGCAAGGCCCCCGAGGTCACCCGCAAGCGTCTCTATCTCGAAACCCTCGAAGCGGTCCTCCCCCTACTCGATGAAATCTATGTCATGGACCCCAAGGGAACCAGCGCACTCCCCATCCTCCCCCTGAGGGGCACCCCGAAAGGAACGGCCCTGCAATGAAAAAACCGATACTGATTGCCCTCATCATTTTCATCGCTCTCCTTGCCAAGGGGAGCATGTTCGTGGTCGAAGAGGGGGAACAAGCCCTGGTCACCGAATTCGGCAAGCCCAAGGGGGATGTGCGCATGGCAGGACTGCACTTCAAGGTCCCGCTGATCCAGGAGGTTCACCGTTTTCAGCGCCGCATTCTCAAATGGGACGGCGACCCCAACCAGATCCCGACCAAGGACAAGCGATACATCTGGATCGACACCACGGCCCGCTGGCGCATCGCCGATCCCCTCCTCTTCTTCAAAACCGTCGCCACCGAACGCGGCGCTCTGAGCCGCCTCGACGACATCCTCGATTCCGTGGTGCGCGACGCGGTCTCCGGACACCTTCTGGTGGAACTGGTGCGGGGAAAAGACTACAAGGCGCCAGCCGGAGTCAAGGAGGTCATCGACTTCGAAGGGGCGGCGATCCCCGTCGACAAGCTCACCGGGCGGGAAGAGATCCTCGGTAGCCTGCTGAAAAAGGCCCAGGCGAGCACCCCGGAATACGGCATCGAACTCCTCGACGTGCAGATCAAGCGCATCAACTACGTCGAGCAGGTCCAGCAACGGGTCTACGAACGGATGATCTCCGAGCGCAAGAAGGTCGCCGCCGAATACCGTTCCGAAGGGGAAGGGGAAAAGGCCGAGATCCTCGGTCAGATGCTGAAGGAACTCAAGGAGATCGAATCGGGCGCCTATCGCACGGCGGTGGAAACCCGCGGCAAGGCCGACGCCACGGCGGCAGGGATTTATGCCTCCGCCTATGGCAGGGATACGGAGTTCTACTCCTTTTTACGCACCCTCGAATCGTACCAGAAGGCGATCAAGGAAAACACCCGCCTGGTCCTTTCCACGGATAACGAGTTCTACCACTATCTGCAAAAGGGGCGTTAAGCTGTCAGGGAGTGTCAATGGAGCGCTTCTTCTGTTCATTAAAATGGGGGAAGAGCCATTGACACTCCGCTGCCGTAACGATATTAGTTTAGGGCGCAGCGTCAATACATCATCATTCCCCGTTCATAGCCACCCTCCCGGAGTCTGAATGAACCCCGAAACACCGCAAATACTCGCCCGCATCACCGAGTACGGCGACCTGCTGGCGCCCCTGCTCCATCCTCTGCTGGCGCTGCTGGTTCTTTTCATGGTCTGGCGCATCTGGCGGGGGACCTCCGCCTCCCGGAAGGAGATGGTAAGTCTCAACGCACGCCTCGACCGGATCCTTGACGCCCTGGAAAAAAGGGGAGCGGCGGCCGCCCCGGCGACGCAGTCCGCCACCGCGCCGCTGGCCGCCGCCCCGACGGCCTCCACCAGGGGAGCGGAGGAAGAGATTCTCGCTCCGGCTCCCTTCGAGGAGGATCTGGATACCGCATTCACTGTTGGCGGGGGGGGATATTCCCCGGACTTCCCCGATGTCGGCGACCTCCCGGAGCTCGACGCCATCGAGCCCGAGCCGGCCGAGGAAACCATGGATCCCGAGGTTCCCCGGGAAAAGGAAGACGACATGTTCTCCTTCTCCCCCAATTTCGACTGGACCTCGGCCGGCGAAGGGGCCGCCGATGAACCCTTCGTCACCGGAGAAGCGGCAGGGACGGAAACCGGCGCATTCCCCTCCTTCGATTTTACAGAGCCGGAACCCGAGCCTGAACCGGAGCCCGAACCGGAGCCCGAACCCGAGCCCGAGCCGGAGCCCGAACCGGAGCCCGAACCGGAGCCGGAACCGGAACCGGAACCCGAACCCGAGCCGGAGCCGCCCGCCATCACCCGTCTGGAGGACGACCCCGCCCGCCCTGAGGTCAGTCTCGCCCGCTGCGGAGGATGCGGCCACAAACTCGCCTACAAAAAGGCCCTGACGGGGAAGCACGTCAAGTGCCCTTCCTGCAAAACCCCCTTCGTCCTCCCCTGAGGACGGCAGAAAGTCAAACGAAAAACGGCCGGATCCGAGCAGGGGTCCGGCCGTTTTTCGTTTTCCTCTCTCCGCCGTCCGGACCGACCGGGAAAGGGGACGGAAATCTTCCTTTAAATTGAGAAAGGTCAAGGCGCCGCCTATCCGAAGGTGCTCTACTTGCCCCTGCGACCTTTCAAGGAGAAGACCGATATGACCCACAGCGAACTGATCGTCACCGGACTGATCTGGATTCTCACCGCCGCCGGCCTCTTCTTCGGCCTGCGCGCCGCCCTGCGGCGCCGGAATAAACGCTGAGAAGAGCCGGCCGCCGGCAAACACTCCCCTCCCCTTTTGCTTTGCAACGGCACGGCGCTCCTGCTATTTTGGAGTCGGTTCTCCTTCCCCTCTCCTCTCGACCGGACGTTTTTGCCATGCGTATCCTTCACACCTCCGACTGGCATCTCGGCCGCCAGTTTCACAACGTTTCGCTCCTCGACGACCAGCGCCTGGCCTTGGAGCAGATCATCGGCATTATTGGCAGCCGACAAATCGATGTCGTCGTGGTGGCCGGCGACATCTACGACCGTTCGGTCCCTCCGGCACAGGCGGTGGAACTTCTCGACGCCACCGTACACCGCATCTGTGACGAACTGCAGGTGCCGCTCATCCTCCTGGCCGGCAACCACGACGGCCCCCAGCGCCTCGGCTTTGCCTCCCGACAGCTCTCCGGCGCCGGGCTGCACATGGTCGGGCCCCTCTGGAGCGTGCCGCAACCGATCCTGATCAAGGGGGATGACGGCGAGGTGGCCTTCTATCCCATCCCTTACGCCGACCCGGCCACGGTGCGCCATGTGCATGGCGTGGAGGTGTCCAGCCACGAAGAGGCGATGGCCTACCTGCTCGACCAGGTGCTTCAGGACAACGGACCCACACGCCCCTGCGTGGTGATCGCCCACTGTTTTCTCGCCGGAGGCGAGGTCTCCGAGTCGGAGCGGCCCCTCTCCATCGGCGGGGCCGACCAGGTTTCCCCGGAGCATTTCCGCCCCTTCAGCTACGCCGCCCTCGGTCACCTCCACGGCCCCCAGTTCCGGGGTGCGCCGCACATCCGCTACTCGGGTTCTCCCCTCAAATACTCCTTCTCCGAAGAGCGCCAGCGCAAGTCCGTCACCCTGGTCGAACTCGATGC
This region includes:
- a CDS encoding THUMP domain-containing class I SAM-dependent RNA methyltransferase, which encodes MKKTSEQLFAVTAPGLETVCAAELKALGIGEVRGVGGGVEFAGGLRELYLANLWLRSASRVVVRVGAVKCSDFPDLFRKSSRLPWGKFLSPATPVAVRAVCHRSRLMHTGRIAATIAEGIDSALGRSAPAEGGETQQILARFEDDLCLLSVDSSGELLHRRGYRVETAHAPLRETLAAGLLQLLGWQGDRALFDPMCGSGTLVIEGALLAGRRAPGMDRNFAFMNWPGYRPGLWEALRSEARRGEKTPAVFLSGCDRDVGAIDAARRNGERAGVGEAVVWDVRELTEQAPHPGPGLLLCNPPYGERLGRGEDLRPLYRQLGQVCRASFAGWQVAILCPDERLARATGLPLEKRAGLVNGGIDVTLYSTHN
- a CDS encoding diguanylate cyclase; its protein translation is MGHSILIIDDSALVRQQILTTLRKTTLFETYHEAADGMEGFKAALNQAFDVIVCDLEMPGMDGFKFLAMRNARGELKDVPVIMLTGREDLETKIRGLDQGASDYVTKPFDPAELMARVRVQLKIKTLQDALKKSNQLLLQLSNTDPLTSLHNRRYLMDTLDREVERSCRTDIHLSLVMVDIDHFKRVNDTYGHQVGDAVLVAVAALLQGQLRPYDTAARFGGEEFVLVLPSTELAAAGAVAERLRKLTANLSFAREGAPDLVLTISAGVAVVSPGSSVHADDLIRQADTALYRAKQDGRNRVVLASP
- the aat gene encoding leucyl/phenylalanyl-tRNA--protein transferase, with the translated sequence MPVYQLISQLVFPPPELAEPEGLLAVGGELSPERLLLAYSSGIFPWYNETDPILWWSPDPRCILEPDRLRVSHRLARTLRRGTFAVTFDRCFNAVIEGCGAVRTEKGEGTWLSGDMIDAYRRLHTLGFAHSVECWQGEHLVGGLYGVALGRCFFGESMFHRRTDASKVAFVTLVRRLREEGVGLIDCQLPTAHLASLGAEEIPRSDFLQRLRAGGVVPSAHPERSPLLSRSLSDYP
- a CDS encoding ATP-dependent Clp protease adaptor ClpS, which codes for MAPAGAPKVSEKTGIQRESPPLFKVLMHNDDYTTMEFVVEVLESVFHKSSPEANRIMINIHVRGIGYCGTYPFEIAETKVVKVHGLARAEGFPLKCTLEEA
- a CDS encoding cytochrome c3 family protein, which translates into the protein MKYRWLIVALLVLLPSAVCARWIKDQVVMPVEATGPVVFSHNNHLEAVGKNCPSCHNAIFNIVVKKNPVFTMADMAQGKSCGACHNGTRAFSVKDDCSLCHPTRDIVFKVPDAGDATFSHEVHTGLYGCGECHPGIFKPAQGKNTATMTEMEGGRSCGACHDGNTAFTVGENCETCHAM
- a CDS encoding PilZ domain-containing protein; protein product: MRYFQYFKPGQKIHLRSLSSEAGDDRLEVFTAYLQECGAGYLDLNLPYRFQEGENIPFSEGMPFEILSDSMGMGLRLTGRFRAQKGPDQIRLNLNNDLQIFKRRASDRQEITIGLGYTKGQGALRTFRAQWEKNIRIIADGRNLDKLPAFPRISANLSTTGIRFAIKLPVEIADLCMLLIKLDETPPICALAEVVWLAGEEKEGRKLVGMQFINILEADQKRIGAFVKASLRKSVQEQEKAD
- a CDS encoding DUF3047 domain-containing protein — its product is MVRWLLLVLFLWCVPVTAGDRVILIDDFEAGLNSDWKVKEFRGETEYRVVAEGNGHCLQARSTASASGLVREMKYSLQDFPVLQWRWKVDNVLARGDARTKGGDDYAARVYVVFPHWFPPKTRSINYIWANRLPRGSHIPNPFFSNAVMVAVESGAERTGAWVDERRSVLEDYRTIFGEEPPAVGAIAIMTDTDNTGESARACYDDIVISR
- the rpsU gene encoding 30S ribosomal protein S21, which translates into the protein MEIQVIDNNVEKAIRVLKRKLQQEGLFREMKQRKFYEKPSVKRKRKEKEAQRRLRKKLRLMRPE
- the clpA gene encoding ATP-dependent Clp protease ATP-binding subunit ClpA; this encodes MFSQDVQIAFSLAVREAQRRHHEYLTTEHVLFAMLFEEHGQEIVTRCGGDLEALREELENFFSLQMETLPGDEEFIPEQTVGLQRVLQRTVVHMHAAGKKEITVGDLLAAILEEQNSHAASFLERQGLSRLDVLNFISHQVGKDSSPAPKPATPDKEEAPPAKTAPGRNPLTAYTVNLLERARQGKIDPLIGRAEELERTLQVLCRRRKNNPIYVGEPGVGKTALAEGLALMIHRGEVPELMRDSVIYALDMGALLAGTKFRGDFEERLKGVLGALAGRPEAILFIDEIHTIVGAGATSGGSLDASNILKPVLASGDLRCIGSTTYEEYKNLFEKDRALSRRFQKIDILEPTVEETYAILKGLKGYYEEHHGVRYRDEALRAAAELSARHINYRHLPDKAVDVVDEVGAYARLHPQKKKTIGVAEVESMVARMARIPERTVSGSDRQRLKTLDRDLKKKVFGQDPAIDALSRSILRARAGLGHPEKPVGSFLFIGPTGVGKTEVARQLAALLGIEFLRFDMSEYMEKHSVARLIGAPPGYVGFDQGGLLTDAVVKHPYAVLLLDEVEKAHPDVFSILLQVMDHGTLTDNNGKKADFRNLVLIMTSNAGAREMSATPIGFGDLVAATPRQAVEKAFSPEFRNRLDAIISFQALGEKVMALVVDKFVAELQERLVQRRVLLFLSAAARLELARRGYSPVFGARPLGRLIQTEISDVIAHEVLFGRLKGGGEVRIGLRDKKLVFTYRSEGE